A region of Sulfurovum sp. DNA encodes the following proteins:
- a CDS encoding RDD family protein — protein sequence MSENIFSVTSHNKRIWSFVIDDMIINLLLIIIFYEPIKALMGNVTVIDETTVMMINQFVMDNAIIVFMVKVLYHTLLVWQSGMTLGKYVMKIRVVDYKTGSSPLFWQAFLRASIRLVSEMFFYLGFLFAFFSSLRQTLHDKLSNCVVVDA from the coding sequence ATGAGTGAAAATATATTTTCTGTTACTTCTCATAATAAACGTATATGGTCTTTTGTGATTGATGATATGATTATTAATCTTCTTTTAATCATTATCTTCTATGAACCAATAAAAGCATTGATGGGGAATGTTACAGTAATAGATGAAACGACTGTCATGATGATTAACCAGTTTGTCATGGATAATGCAATCATTGTTTTTATGGTAAAAGTACTCTACCATACCTTGCTTGTATGGCAAAGTGGTATGACGTTGGGAAAATATGTGATGAAGATTAGAGTGGTTGACTATAAAACAGGGAGTTCTCCCTTGTTTTGGCAAGCATTTTTGCGTGCATCTATTAGGCTTGTTAGTGAGATGTTTTTCTACTTAGGCTTTCTTTTTGCTTTCTTTTCCTCTTTGCGCCAGACGCTACATGACAAGCTCTCCAATTGTGTTGTGGTCGATGCATAA
- a CDS encoding LPS-assembly protein LptD has protein sequence MHKIIFLWFAYIVCINMVYANSKKNNNLEVSAKEVKETNTTLHAKGGAIIYYQDMIIRADDVLYNKKEHHLIADGNVEMIGYQGTKEHTSHMEIDTQSSRVNFKELFFTNENDIWLLTNKANRKEGNYTFGSSMLSSCEIENPLWVMRFSQSLYDSKERYMEVYNSKVYFNDIPIFYFPYLAFSIDNRRSSGLLFPRFDYFRKEGFLYEQPVFWAINESMDIEFNPQIRKNRSLGVYATYRFADSPHSSGQLRIGYFKDNTSYVKKNGLSEDKHYGLEFLYDSSKVFNQYFSKDYTDGLYMNTTFLNDIDYLNLQKTTRLKHFGQVPLQESRLNYFLYNDIWYGGLNAKYFIDTRLENNDGTVQILPSLQVHKYLKSFFWDHLTYSVDVQTKRLDRKTGSTLNQVELNIPLEVNFALLDDFVNISLGESFSFGQFFFKNDNTLESPYLNRNTHTHLVKLFSDLTKKYTDFAHIVQPSIYYIKPEKESQRLASSLSKMLKDTYSMDDNIQSDIQELFFIELPEERAIFSLNQYFYDKTMTLIFFQRLSQGYYPNKDYHFSNIQNEMRYYWNQWQFYNNISYSYQYKNISESSTSVSFDENYYHMSFGHIYKKYNELLNQSVVSNDLNINFTYDYNDHFSYSGKIIYSLKEVQNKLWDISASYKEDCWSVTVRAHTNILPQPISIGKNLDRQEYGFSAQFNFAPFASF, from the coding sequence ATGCATAAAATTATTTTTCTTTGGTTTGCTTATATCGTATGTATCAATATGGTTTATGCTAATTCTAAGAAAAATAATAATCTTGAAGTAAGTGCAAAAGAGGTTAAAGAGACGAACACGACACTGCATGCAAAAGGTGGTGCAATTATCTACTATCAAGATATGATAATACGTGCCGATGATGTACTCTATAATAAAAAAGAACATCACCTTATTGCAGATGGTAATGTGGAGATGATTGGATATCAGGGTACAAAAGAGCATACTTCTCATATGGAGATAGACACCCAAAGTAGCAGGGTTAATTTTAAAGAGCTTTTTTTTACCAACGAGAATGATATATGGCTTTTGACCAATAAGGCCAACAGAAAAGAGGGAAATTATACATTTGGAAGCAGTATGCTCTCTAGTTGTGAAATTGAAAATCCCCTTTGGGTTATGCGCTTTTCTCAATCACTATATGACAGCAAAGAGAGGTATATGGAAGTCTACAATTCCAAAGTTTATTTTAATGATATTCCAATCTTCTATTTTCCTTATCTCGCCTTTTCAATAGACAATAGGCGCTCTTCAGGACTGCTATTTCCTCGGTTCGACTATTTTAGAAAAGAAGGATTTTTATATGAACAGCCAGTCTTTTGGGCAATTAATGAGAGTATGGATATAGAATTCAACCCACAAATTAGAAAAAACCGGAGTTTGGGGGTGTATGCTACCTATCGTTTTGCAGACTCACCTCACTCCTCTGGGCAGCTGAGGATAGGATACTTTAAAGATAACACATCTTATGTGAAAAAGAATGGTCTTTCTGAAGACAAGCACTATGGATTAGAGTTTTTATATGATTCTTCAAAAGTTTTCAATCAATATTTTTCTAAAGATTATACTGATGGACTATATATGAATACAACATTTTTGAATGATATTGACTATCTGAACCTACAGAAAACTACTCGCTTAAAACACTTTGGACAAGTACCATTACAGGAATCAAGACTAAACTATTTTCTTTATAACGATATATGGTATGGTGGACTTAATGCCAAATATTTTATTGATACCCGTTTAGAGAACAATGATGGAACTGTACAGATACTCCCTTCATTGCAGGTACATAAATATCTTAAAAGTTTCTTTTGGGATCATTTGACTTATTCTGTAGATGTACAAACAAAGCGATTGGATCGGAAAACAGGGTCAACTTTAAATCAGGTGGAGTTGAACATTCCTCTTGAAGTAAATTTTGCATTATTGGATGACTTTGTAAATATATCACTAGGCGAGTCATTTTCTTTTGGTCAGTTTTTTTTTAAAAATGATAATACTTTAGAGTCTCCTTATCTTAACCGCAACACCCATACCCATTTGGTCAAACTTTTCTCTGATTTAACAAAAAAATATACAGATTTTGCCCATATCGTGCAACCCTCTATTTATTATATTAAACCTGAAAAAGAGAGCCAGAGACTTGCTTCATCGCTTAGTAAAATGCTTAAAGATACATATAGTATGGATGATAATATACAATCAGATATTCAAGAACTTTTTTTCATAGAACTGCCTGAAGAACGTGCTATTTTTTCCCTCAATCAATATTTCTATGATAAGACAATGACCCTTATTTTTTTCCAACGTCTTTCTCAAGGCTACTATCCAAACAAGGATTACCATTTTTCTAATATCCAAAATGAGATGCGCTACTATTGGAATCAATGGCAGTTTTATAATAATATCTCTTATTCGTATCAATACAAAAACATTAGTGAATCTTCAACTTCTGTAAGTTTTGATGAGAATTACTACCATATGAGTTTTGGTCACATTTATAAAAAGTATAATGAACTACTCAACCAGTCTGTAGTATCCAATGACTTGAATATAAACTTTACATATGATTACAATGACCACTTCTCCTATAGCGGTAAGATAATATATAGTTTAAAAGAAGTACAAAATAAATTATGGGATATAAGTGCCTCCTATAAGGAAGATTGTTGGAGTGTTACGGTACGAGCACATACGAATATTTTGCCTCAACCAATTAGTATTGGAAAAAATCTTGATAGGCAAGAGTATGGTTTTAGTGCACAATTTAACTTTGCTCCTTTTGCCAGTTTCTAA
- the purD gene encoding phosphoribosylamine--glycine ligase, whose product MKILIIGSGGREYSIGLALSKDENVEKLWFSPGNGATDKLGENLVAVDFNALADFVEDNDIDLTIVGPEAPLVEGIVDIFKIRGLTIFGPTAKAAQLEGSKVFMKNFLARHNVPTARYIETSSLEEAYRFIGILQVPIVIKADGLCGGKGVIIAKTHDEAKKVAGEMLSGNSFGEAGTAIVVEEFLDGYELSVFAICDGKDYIVLPAAQDHKRLLNDDEGPNTGGMGAYAPTPLVNDKIYHKLDERVIKPTLKGMEEEGMPFTGVLFIGVMVVKGEPIILEYNVRFGDPECEVLMPLLKSPASELFYKAATGDLKNIKIEFKDQYAVGVVMASKDYPYKNSPLVEIIIDEVHHEELKENTHISFAGVSRGEDGKLYASGGRVLVCVGLGCSIKEARDHAYMLVGQVHFSGKQCRTDIAYQVL is encoded by the coding sequence ATGAAAATACTGATTATAGGCAGTGGTGGGCGTGAATATTCTATTGGATTAGCACTAAGTAAAGATGAGAATGTAGAAAAACTTTGGTTTTCACCAGGTAATGGTGCAACAGATAAACTAGGAGAGAACCTTGTTGCTGTAGACTTTAATGCACTAGCAGACTTTGTTGAGGACAATGATATCGATTTGACTATTGTTGGGCCAGAGGCACCGCTTGTAGAAGGAATTGTTGATATTTTTAAAATAAGAGGACTGACTATTTTTGGTCCTACTGCCAAAGCAGCACAACTAGAGGGCTCTAAGGTATTTATGAAAAACTTCTTGGCACGACATAATGTTCCTACAGCACGCTATATCGAAACTTCATCACTAGAAGAGGCATATAGGTTTATCGGTATACTACAAGTACCCATTGTTATCAAAGCAGATGGGCTTTGTGGTGGTAAGGGGGTCATTATTGCCAAGACACATGATGAGGCAAAAAAAGTGGCTGGAGAGATGCTTTCAGGCAACTCTTTTGGTGAAGCAGGAACAGCCATTGTAGTTGAAGAGTTTCTTGATGGTTATGAGCTTTCTGTATTTGCTATTTGTGATGGGAAGGACTATATAGTCCTTCCTGCTGCACAAGATCACAAGCGTTTGCTTAACGATGACGAGGGGCCCAATACGGGAGGAATGGGTGCTTATGCACCAACGCCATTGGTTAATGATAAGATTTACCACAAGCTTGATGAGCGTGTCATTAAGCCAACCCTTAAAGGAATGGAAGAGGAGGGAATGCCATTTACTGGTGTACTCTTCATTGGTGTGATGGTTGTTAAAGGTGAGCCTATTATTCTTGAGTATAATGTACGTTTTGGTGATCCTGAATGTGAAGTGTTAATGCCATTGCTTAAATCACCCGCAAGTGAGCTTTTTTATAAGGCTGCTACGGGTGATCTTAAAAATATTAAAATTGAATTTAAAGATCAGTATGCAGTTGGTGTAGTAATGGCAAGTAAAGATTACCCTTACAAAAATTCTCCATTGGTAGAGATTATTATTGATGAGGTTCATCATGAAGAACTAAAAGAGAATACACATATCTCTTTTGCTGGGGTAAGTCGTGGTGAGGATGGAAAACTCTATGCTTCTGGTGGACGAGTACTTGTCTGTGTAGGGCTTGGTTGCAGTATTAAAGAGGCAAGAGATCATGCATATATGTTAGTAGGGCAAGTACATTTTTCTGGAAAACAGTGCCGTACTGATATTGCCTATCAGGTATTGTAG
- a CDS encoding J domain-containing protein, giving the protein MQNSVEIIEEALEVLEMPKFITQKDLKKQYHFLARKYHPDLGGDAEKMEALNNAYKLLTRYIEDFRYTFSEDEINKQFLGEGYAQRFKP; this is encoded by the coding sequence ATGCAAAATTCTGTTGAAATAATTGAAGAGGCTTTAGAGGTATTGGAGATGCCTAAATTTATTACCCAGAAGGATCTTAAAAAACAGTATCATTTTCTTGCAAGAAAATACCACCCTGATTTAGGAGGGGATGCTGAAAAGATGGAGGCATTAAATAATGCCTATAAGCTTTTGACAAGATATATAGAGGATTTTCGTTATACTTTTAGTGAAGATGAGATTAATAAACAATTTTTAGGAGAGGGTTATGCCCAAAGATTCAAGCCCTGA